One Frankia alni ACN14a DNA window includes the following coding sequences:
- a CDS encoding ABC transporter ATP-binding protein: protein MGTAAPAVGGAGTGAATPLLAVRGLEAGYGAVRVVRSLDLTADSGTVLGVLGPNGSGKTTMMMTLAGLLPRLGGEVLVDGSPVPGGRPAAANRAGIVLVPDDRALFPDLDVRENLVVARRSGGYSLDDVVELFPSLGKRLNVAAGALSGGEQQMLAVARALVQKPRVLLIDEMSMGLAPVIVEGLLPVVRRIADETGAVVILVEQHVQLALEVADQAVVLVHGEVVRSGPAADLAHDRAGLEAAYLGAEAGASA, encoded by the coding sequence GTGGGTACCGCCGCGCCGGCGGTCGGCGGGGCCGGGACGGGCGCCGCCACGCCGCTGCTGGCCGTGCGCGGGCTGGAGGCCGGCTACGGTGCCGTGCGGGTCGTCCGGTCGTTGGACCTGACCGCGGACAGCGGCACGGTGCTCGGCGTTCTCGGCCCGAACGGCTCCGGCAAGACCACGATGATGATGACCCTCGCCGGGCTGCTGCCGCGGCTGGGCGGCGAGGTGCTGGTGGACGGCTCGCCGGTGCCGGGGGGACGGCCGGCGGCGGCGAACCGGGCCGGCATCGTGCTCGTCCCCGACGATCGGGCGCTGTTCCCCGATCTCGACGTCCGGGAGAACCTCGTCGTCGCCCGGCGTTCCGGGGGATACAGTCTCGACGACGTCGTCGAGCTGTTCCCGAGCCTGGGCAAGCGGCTCAATGTGGCGGCGGGTGCGCTCTCCGGCGGGGAGCAGCAGATGCTCGCCGTCGCCCGCGCGCTCGTGCAGAAGCCGCGGGTGCTGCTCATCGACGAGATGAGCATGGGTCTCGCGCCGGTGATCGTCGAGGGCCTGCTGCCCGTGGTCCGCCGGATCGCCGACGAGACCGGGGCCGTCGTCATCCTCGTCGAGCAGCACGTCCAGCTCGCGCTGGAGGTCGCCGACCAGGCGGTCGTGCTCGTGCACGGCGAGGTCGTCCGCAGCGGCCCGGCCGCCGACCTGGCCCATGACCGGGCCGGTCTCGAGGCCGCCTACCTGGGAGCCGAGGCGGGCGCCTCCGCCTGA
- a CDS encoding ABC transporter substrate-binding protein, translating to MRLLPLRFTTAGRLAARPRTRTALTGVLLATSLVAAACGGSSGGGSSGGTAKADSALLGPAKAATGTPVKIGWIGTGHTQAVDASAEEKSAQAAADYANAHLGGLRGHPIQIVSCEDKSVPADAQACGNTFVREKVAAVAGGSPGQADPWIKIVSPAGIPSVLNLVATQTALTTKNVFLLGNPLGPFGTAAAYAREAKLSPAVVLVIDVPAASGPAKALSPIFFNNAGSKATVIAIPPGTADMTPQIQTAQKDKPALYHITGDPTFCASAIKAIKALGIKATITALDRCVGTDKGASIPGGFEGVKIMGQANQDPTTAEYKLYSAVIDAYGKGLKTVDAYTVSGYQGMLGLIRAVNAVPGTDVTPAAVTTAIKTAPATPYPIGGGATFQCNGKASPVSANICSTTGFVADASKTGTLSNFRTIDATGIYKLGAN from the coding sequence GTGCGCTTGTTACCGCTTCGTTTCACGACGGCCGGCCGGCTGGCCGCGCGGCCGCGTACCCGCACCGCGCTGACCGGCGTCCTGCTCGCCACCTCGCTGGTGGCCGCCGCCTGTGGTGGCAGCAGCGGCGGTGGCAGCAGCGGCGGGACGGCGAAGGCCGACTCGGCGCTGCTCGGCCCGGCGAAGGCCGCCACCGGCACCCCGGTGAAGATCGGCTGGATCGGCACCGGCCACACCCAGGCCGTGGACGCCTCGGCGGAGGAGAAGTCGGCGCAGGCCGCCGCCGACTACGCCAACGCCCACCTCGGTGGGCTGCGCGGGCACCCGATCCAGATCGTCAGCTGTGAGGACAAATCCGTCCCCGCGGACGCGCAGGCGTGTGGCAACACGTTCGTCCGCGAAAAGGTCGCCGCGGTGGCCGGCGGCAGCCCGGGGCAGGCCGACCCCTGGATCAAGATCGTTTCTCCGGCCGGGATCCCGTCGGTGCTGAACCTGGTCGCGACGCAGACCGCCCTGACGACCAAGAACGTGTTCCTGCTGGGCAACCCGCTCGGGCCGTTCGGCACGGCGGCGGCGTACGCGCGTGAGGCCAAGCTGTCCCCGGCCGTCGTGCTCGTCATCGACGTGCCCGCGGCCAGCGGTCCGGCCAAGGCGCTCTCGCCGATCTTCTTCAACAACGCGGGAAGCAAGGCCACGGTCATCGCGATCCCGCCGGGTACCGCCGACATGACCCCGCAGATCCAGACCGCGCAGAAGGACAAGCCCGCGCTGTACCACATCACGGGTGACCCGACCTTCTGCGCCAGCGCGATCAAGGCGATCAAGGCCCTCGGCATCAAGGCCACGATCACCGCGCTGGACCGCTGCGTCGGCACCGACAAGGGCGCCTCGATCCCCGGCGGCTTCGAAGGTGTGAAGATCATGGGTCAGGCCAACCAGGACCCGACCACCGCCGAGTACAAGCTGTACTCGGCCGTGATCGACGCCTACGGCAAGGGCCTGAAGACCGTCGACGCCTACACCGTCAGCGGCTACCAGGGCATGCTCGGCCTGATCCGCGCGGTCAACGCCGTCCCGGGCACCGACGTGACGCCGGCCGCGGTCACGACGGCGATCAAGACGGCGCCGGCCACCCCCTACCCGATCGGTGGCGGGGCGACCTTCCAGTGCAACGGCAAGGCGAGCCCGGTGTCGGCGAACATCTGCTCGACCACCGGATTCGTCGCCGACGCGTCCAAGACCGGCACGCTGTCGAACTTCCGCACCATCGACGCGACCGGAATCTACAAGCTCGGCGCGAACTAA
- a CDS encoding FadR/GntR family transcriptional regulator, whose amino-acid sequence MAELVSADLRQRIVRGELVEGQALPTEALLVAQYGVSRPTLREALRILEAESLITVRRGAGGGARVQTPSPQVAARYAGLVLEHGGTTVADVWEARLYLEPPVAGLLARRRTRADLGLLRAAVERHGADPAETVRLHNDFHALVVRLAGNETLELLIGMLREIVDRATLAAVESDLGTSVQAETERATVRAHHALVDLVEQRDAAGAQALWRRHLRAGAAYLDGGGRNAATLDLLA is encoded by the coding sequence ATGGCCGAGCTGGTCTCGGCCGACCTGCGCCAGCGCATCGTGCGCGGCGAACTGGTCGAGGGGCAGGCGCTGCCGACGGAGGCGCTGCTCGTCGCGCAGTACGGGGTGTCCCGGCCGACGCTGCGGGAGGCGCTGCGCATTCTGGAGGCGGAGTCGCTGATCACCGTGCGCCGCGGCGCGGGCGGCGGGGCGCGGGTGCAGACGCCGAGCCCCCAGGTCGCGGCCCGCTACGCGGGGCTGGTGCTGGAGCATGGCGGCACGACGGTCGCCGACGTGTGGGAGGCGCGGCTGTATCTGGAGCCGCCGGTCGCGGGGCTGCTGGCCCGCCGGCGTACCCGCGCCGACCTGGGCCTGCTGCGCGCGGCGGTGGAGCGCCACGGCGCCGATCCGGCCGAGACGGTCCGGCTGCACAACGACTTCCACGCCCTCGTCGTCCGGCTGGCCGGCAACGAAACCCTCGAGCTGCTCATCGGCATGCTCAGGGAGATCGTCGACCGCGCCACCCTGGCCGCGGTCGAGAGCGACCTCGGGACGTCGGTGCAGGCCGAGACCGAGCGGGCGACCGTCCGGGCGCATCACGCCCTGGTCGATCTGGTCGAGCAACGGGACGCCGCCGGTGCGCAGGCACTGTGGCGGCGTCATCTGCGGGCCGGTGCCGCCTACCTCGACGGGGGCGGACGCAACGCCGCCACTCTGGACCTGCTCGCCTGA
- a CDS encoding RCC1 domain-containing protein — protein sequence MSDIRKIRWQSGKRKSVPGAAVFAAAFSLISLTPAAAFATGTADWSAAKPAAAGRHGAPPATGVAWSWGWNVEGQLGDGTQTDSNRPLPVTGIDSVTAVAGGGVTGYALRRDGTVWAWGANSAGQLGDGSTTDNNVPVRVGVLDGVTAVAAGATAGYALRRDGTVWAWGANSAGQLGDGTTTDRDFPVQVGGLADVTAIAAGQNAGYALRRDGTVWAWGAGWTGQLGNGTDTDSGTPVQVAGLDDATAVAAGDGTGYALRRDGTVWAWGANGVGQLGNGTTTESNVAVQVGGLDEATAIAAGAGSAYALRRDGTVRAWGNNSEGQLGDGTTTSSTTPVQVDGLDDVNTIGAGGNTGYAVREDGTAWSWGVNWFGQLGDGTNTDSFSPVRIAIPARVTAIAGGGYSGYALGGPARRRHAEAS from the coding sequence ATGTCCGACATACGGAAAATAAGATGGCAATCAGGAAAGCGGAAATCTGTGCCGGGCGCGGCTGTGTTCGCAGCCGCGTTCTCCCTGATATCCCTGACGCCCGCCGCGGCATTCGCGACGGGAACGGCCGACTGGTCCGCCGCGAAGCCGGCGGCAGCAGGCCGGCACGGCGCGCCGCCGGCCACCGGGGTCGCCTGGTCCTGGGGGTGGAACGTGGAGGGGCAGCTCGGCGACGGCACGCAGACCGACAGCAACCGCCCCCTCCCGGTCACCGGTATCGACAGCGTCACCGCGGTGGCGGGTGGTGGCGTCACCGGGTACGCGCTGCGCCGCGACGGCACCGTCTGGGCCTGGGGCGCCAACTCGGCCGGGCAGCTCGGCGACGGCAGCACCACCGACAACAACGTGCCTGTCCGGGTCGGCGTGCTGGACGGGGTCACCGCCGTCGCCGCGGGCGCCACCGCCGGGTACGCGCTGCGCCGCGACGGCACCGTCTGGGCCTGGGGCGCCAACTCGGCCGGGCAGCTCGGCGACGGCACCACCACCGACAGAGACTTTCCTGTCCAGGTCGGCGGGCTGGCCGACGTCACCGCCATCGCCGCAGGCCAGAACGCGGGGTACGCGTTGCGCCGGGACGGCACGGTCTGGGCCTGGGGCGCGGGCTGGACCGGTCAGCTTGGCAACGGCACCGACACCGACAGCGGCACACCCGTCCAGGTCGCCGGTCTTGACGACGCCACCGCTGTCGCCGCGGGCGACGGCACGGGATACGCGCTGCGCCGCGACGGCACCGTCTGGGCCTGGGGAGCGAACGGGGTGGGTCAGCTGGGCAACGGAACCACCACGGAAAGCAACGTTGCTGTCCAGGTCGGTGGGTTGGACGAGGCCACCGCCATCGCCGCGGGCGCCGGATCGGCGTACGCGCTGCGCCGCGACGGCACCGTCCGGGCCTGGGGCAACAACTCGGAAGGCCAGCTGGGCGACGGCACCACCACCAGCAGCACCACCCCCGTCCAGGTCGACGGACTGGACGACGTGAACACGATCGGGGCCGGCGGCAACACCGGCTATGCGGTGCGCGAGGACGGCACAGCCTGGTCCTGGGGCGTGAACTGGTTCGGGCAGCTCGGCGACGGTACCAACACCGACAGCTTCAGCCCGGTCCGGATCGCCATCCCCGCTCGCGTCACCGCCATCGCCGGCGGTGGCTACAGCGGATACGCGCTCGGCGGGCCCGCCCGCAGGCGCCACGCAGAAGCCTCCTGA
- a CDS encoding acyl-CoA dehydrogenase: MIDQVGVADTEDQAALTEAVVGQLARHWPADSRHKQIADPAQVSELPVWAALAEVGLAGLPLAEEQGGAGGRWVDLAVALEAVGAVLAPVPSIGAAAVLGTLQALPGAPASALLGAVAEGTVATFAWTAHEDLWGAPGSVRATAPSPTDAQVTLTGEVSAVLSPEAAHVLVLAEAAGGPQAPDGPLLVAVDAGAAGFDLTRVDGVDATRPLGTLTLHDTPGTVLAAGAEATAAVRRGQATAALALAAECTGLAGHCLTGAVAYAADRHQFGRPIGSFQAIKHRCAEMLAEVEQARAATRHLAARLDDAAADPAELDDALALALLAAGRAAGVVSNEYLQILGGIGFTWEHEVHLYLRRAAAGAPLLGGAGAHRARLDPTRRGTGARPTLSVPDSGPAAELAGHVAALLPAWRERWGDEVSFASRMAWQQALHSVGWVAPQWPVEYGGRGLGIVDQVACDRVMATHRAPQPLGGVLGLNNVAPTLMRYGTPEQKAHLPAIQAGTEIWCQGFSEPGSGSDLASLRTRAELVGDGDDAAFVITGQKVWTSEGMEATHCLLLARTDPDAPAHRGISALLVPLDLPGITRRPITMITGESGFAEVFYDEVRVPRSALLGPLHAGWTVTMTTLGFERAGVIELAAGLEQSVDDLVTALSGHGLDEQTRLELTDRLVEARLVGLLGSRALGRIAEGGAPGAEHSVIKLLWSRAMQHQGETHLAALGLAGVAETTGRRAQREYLMSRSATIAGGTTEIMRNILAERVLGMPR; the protein is encoded by the coding sequence GTGATCGACCAGGTCGGGGTCGCCGACACCGAGGATCAGGCCGCGCTCACCGAGGCGGTGGTCGGCCAGCTCGCCCGCCACTGGCCCGCGGACTCCCGGCACAAGCAGATCGCCGACCCCGCCCAGGTCTCGGAGCTGCCGGTGTGGGCGGCGCTGGCCGAGGTGGGGCTGGCGGGCCTGCCGCTGGCCGAGGAGCAGGGCGGCGCCGGCGGTCGCTGGGTCGACCTTGCCGTCGCCCTGGAGGCGGTCGGGGCGGTGCTCGCGCCGGTGCCGAGCATCGGCGCCGCGGCGGTGCTCGGAACCCTCCAGGCGCTGCCCGGTGCGCCGGCGTCGGCGCTGCTCGGCGCCGTCGCCGAGGGGACCGTGGCGACCTTCGCCTGGACCGCGCACGAGGATCTGTGGGGCGCGCCCGGCTCGGTGCGCGCGACCGCGCCGTCGCCGACCGACGCGCAGGTGACCCTCACCGGGGAGGTCTCCGCCGTGCTGTCCCCCGAGGCGGCCCACGTGCTGGTGCTCGCCGAAGCAGCCGGCGGTCCGCAGGCACCGGACGGTCCGCTGCTGGTCGCGGTCGACGCCGGCGCGGCCGGGTTCGACCTGACCCGCGTCGACGGCGTCGACGCCACCCGGCCACTGGGCACGCTGACCCTGCACGACACCCCGGGCACCGTGCTGGCCGCGGGCGCCGAGGCGACCGCGGCGGTGCGCCGGGGTCAGGCCACCGCGGCGCTCGCGCTGGCCGCCGAGTGCACCGGTCTCGCCGGGCACTGCCTGACCGGCGCGGTCGCCTACGCGGCCGACCGCCACCAGTTCGGCCGGCCGATCGGCTCCTTCCAGGCCATCAAGCACCGCTGCGCCGAGATGCTCGCCGAGGTCGAGCAGGCCCGCGCGGCCACCCGCCACCTCGCCGCCCGCCTCGACGACGCCGCCGCCGACCCGGCCGAGCTCGACGACGCCCTGGCGCTGGCCCTGCTCGCCGCCGGGCGCGCCGCCGGCGTCGTCTCCAACGAGTACCTGCAGATCCTCGGCGGGATCGGCTTCACCTGGGAGCACGAGGTCCACCTGTACCTGCGCCGCGCCGCGGCCGGCGCGCCGCTGCTCGGCGGCGCCGGCGCGCACCGCGCCCGGCTCGACCCGACGCGGCGCGGCACCGGCGCCCGCCCGACGCTGAGCGTGCCCGACTCCGGGCCCGCCGCGGAGCTCGCCGGGCACGTCGCCGCCCTGCTGCCCGCCTGGCGCGAGCGCTGGGGTGACGAGGTGTCGTTCGCCTCCCGGATGGCCTGGCAGCAGGCGCTGCACTCGGTCGGCTGGGTCGCCCCGCAGTGGCCGGTGGAGTACGGCGGGCGCGGGCTCGGCATCGTCGACCAGGTCGCCTGCGACCGGGTGATGGCGACGCACCGGGCGCCGCAGCCGCTCGGCGGCGTCCTCGGCCTGAACAACGTCGCCCCGACGCTCATGCGCTACGGCACCCCGGAGCAGAAGGCACATCTGCCGGCGATCCAGGCCGGCACCGAGATCTGGTGCCAGGGCTTCTCCGAGCCGGGCTCCGGCAGCGACCTCGCCTCGCTGCGCACCCGCGCGGAGCTCGTCGGCGACGGCGACGACGCCGCGTTCGTCATCACCGGGCAGAAGGTGTGGACGTCGGAGGGCATGGAGGCGACCCACTGCCTGCTGCTCGCCCGCACCGACCCCGACGCGCCGGCGCACCGCGGGATCTCCGCGCTGCTCGTGCCGCTCGACCTGCCCGGCATCACCCGCCGCCCGATCACGATGATCACCGGCGAGAGCGGCTTCGCCGAGGTGTTCTACGACGAGGTTCGCGTCCCGCGCAGCGCGCTGCTCGGCCCGTTGCACGCCGGCTGGACGGTCACGATGACCACCCTCGGCTTCGAGCGGGCGGGGGTCATCGAGCTCGCCGCCGGGCTGGAGCAGTCCGTCGACGACCTGGTGACGGCGCTGTCCGGGCACGGCCTGGACGAGCAGACCCGCCTGGAGCTCACCGACCGGCTCGTCGAGGCCCGCCTCGTCGGCCTGCTCGGCAGCCGCGCGCTCGGGCGCATCGCCGAGGGCGGCGCGCCCGGCGCCGAGCACTCGGTCATCAAGCTGCTGTGGTCGCGGGCCATGCAGCACCAGGGCGAGACGCACCTCGCCGCGCTCGGCCTCGCCGGCGTCGCCGAGACGACCGGGCGCCGCGCGCAGCGGGAGTACCTGATGTCGCGGTCGGCGACGATCGCCGGCGGCACCACCGAGATCATGCGCAACATCCTCGCCGAACGCGTCCTCGGCATGCCCCGCTGA
- a CDS encoding CaiB/BaiF CoA transferase family protein: MKQDILAGVRVVEVATWTFVPSAGAVLADWGADVVKIEHPVTGDPQRGLISSGIVAGAGSINHFIEQPNRGKRSLGLDIGSESGREILRKLVEQSDVFVTNLLPDSRARAGIDVDDVRAWNPKIIYARGHGYGSRGEQAGRGGYDMAAYWSRGGIGDSLIPHEGDWPAPQRPAFGDTYGGFALAGGIAAALFRRERSGEPSVVDVSLLAAAIWQLAPDIVGAGVTGAPIPKFQLEEMPNPVANLYRTGDGRFLAVVLLQADRFWADFCTRLGRTDLIDDPRYSDAKVRFANRRECIAELRATFESAPLSHWEKALADFDGVWDAVRTAPELHQDPQVQANGYLPKITDGNGNTFSVAASPVQFDEKHLDLTAAPEHGQHTEEILLELGYDWDKIIEFKENGATS, encoded by the coding sequence ATGAAGCAGGACATCCTGGCCGGCGTGCGGGTCGTCGAGGTGGCGACGTGGACGTTCGTCCCGTCGGCGGGCGCCGTGCTCGCCGACTGGGGCGCCGACGTCGTCAAGATCGAGCACCCGGTCACGGGTGACCCGCAGCGCGGCCTGATCAGCTCCGGCATCGTCGCCGGTGCCGGCAGCATCAACCACTTCATCGAGCAGCCCAACCGCGGCAAGCGCAGCCTCGGTCTGGACATCGGCAGCGAGTCCGGCCGCGAGATCCTGCGCAAGCTGGTCGAGCAGTCGGACGTGTTCGTGACGAACCTGCTGCCCGACTCCCGCGCCCGCGCCGGCATCGACGTCGACGACGTCCGCGCCTGGAACCCGAAGATCATCTACGCGCGCGGCCACGGCTACGGCTCGCGCGGGGAGCAGGCCGGCCGCGGCGGGTACGACATGGCCGCCTACTGGTCGCGCGGCGGCATCGGCGACTCGCTCATCCCGCACGAGGGCGACTGGCCCGCGCCGCAGCGTCCCGCCTTCGGTGACACCTACGGCGGCTTCGCGCTCGCGGGCGGCATCGCCGCGGCACTGTTCCGTCGCGAGCGCAGCGGCGAGCCGTCCGTCGTCGACGTGTCCCTGCTGGCCGCCGCGATCTGGCAGCTCGCCCCGGACATCGTCGGGGCGGGCGTCACCGGCGCCCCGATCCCGAAGTTCCAGCTCGAGGAGATGCCCAACCCGGTCGCGAACCTCTACCGCACCGGCGACGGCCGTTTCCTCGCGGTCGTGCTGCTGCAGGCCGACCGCTTCTGGGCGGACTTCTGCACCCGGCTCGGCCGCACCGACCTCATCGACGACCCCCGGTACAGCGACGCGAAGGTCCGCTTCGCCAACCGGCGCGAGTGCATCGCCGAGCTGCGGGCAACCTTCGAGTCGGCGCCGCTGTCGCACTGGGAGAAGGCCCTCGCCGACTTCGACGGCGTCTGGGACGCCGTGCGCACCGCCCCCGAGCTGCATCAGGACCCGCAGGTCCAGGCCAACGGCTACCTGCCGAAGATCACCGACGGCAACGGCAACACGTTCTCCGTCGCGGCGAGCCCGGTGCAGTTCGACGAGAAGCACCTCGACCTCACCGCCGCCCCCGAGCACGGCCAGCACACCGAGGAGATCCTCCTCGAGCTCGGCTACGACTGGGACAAGATCATCGAGTTCAAGGAAAACGGCGCCACCAGCTGA
- a CDS encoding nuclear transport factor 2 family protein, whose product MSTPTGGPATAGDEAAIRRVLLEYCRGIDRLDLELVRGCYWPEATDRHGPFTGTRDEFIDWVGPLLGRQTMTMHHLGNVLVDIPAGHDVADAHVAVAESYGVAYHAGEPAGDVRWNYAAGFRYVDRFERRDGRWRIADRITVIEWVRPWDADRDRITKFGEHLPRRDRTDPLYATQAAAEVRELGAGKTAARESA is encoded by the coding sequence GTGAGCACGCCGACGGGTGGACCGGCCACGGCCGGCGACGAGGCGGCCATCCGCCGGGTGCTGCTGGAGTACTGCCGCGGCATCGACCGGCTCGACCTCGAACTGGTCCGCGGCTGCTACTGGCCGGAGGCGACCGACCGGCACGGCCCGTTCACCGGCACCCGCGACGAGTTCATCGACTGGGTCGGCCCGCTGCTGGGCCGCCAGACCATGACCATGCACCATCTCGGCAACGTCCTCGTCGACATCCCCGCCGGTCACGACGTCGCCGACGCCCACGTCGCCGTCGCCGAGAGCTACGGCGTCGCCTACCACGCGGGCGAGCCGGCCGGCGACGTGCGGTGGAACTACGCCGCGGGCTTCCGGTACGTCGACCGGTTCGAACGCCGCGACGGGCGGTGGCGCATCGCCGACCGGATCACCGTCATCGAGTGGGTCCGGCCCTGGGACGCCGACCGCGACCGGATCACCAAGTTCGGCGAGCACCTGCCGCGCCGCGACCGCACCGACCCGCTCTACGCCACGCAGGCGGCGGCCGAAGTGCGGGAACTGGGAGCGGGGAAGACAGCAGCGCGGGAATCGGCGTGA
- a CDS encoding SDR family NAD(P)-dependent oxidoreductase — protein MRLAETVALVTGAGQGVGRGVALALAAEGAAVAVVGRTLAKCEAVAAEIVERGGRAIAVQADAGVRADVDAAVAAVRAGLGPVTSLVNVAQTTRYGSIRRLTEDDLDAVWQSGPVGSLRFMQACFDDLRASKGSVVNFGSGSGLTARPAMGAYAAVKEALRTMSRVAAAEWGRYGIRVNVVCPLAGSPGFDSWTADLPDAAASLAAQVPLGRLGDAEADVGRAVVFLVGPDAQYITGTTLMVDGGYDYLR, from the coding sequence GTGAGGCTGGCCGAGACGGTCGCCCTGGTGACCGGCGCCGGGCAGGGCGTCGGGCGTGGCGTGGCGCTGGCGCTGGCCGCCGAGGGCGCGGCCGTCGCGGTCGTCGGGCGCACGCTGGCGAAGTGCGAGGCGGTGGCGGCCGAGATCGTCGAGCGGGGCGGGCGGGCGATCGCGGTGCAGGCCGACGCGGGGGTCCGCGCCGACGTGGACGCCGCCGTGGCCGCGGTCCGCGCCGGGCTCGGCCCGGTGACGAGCCTCGTCAACGTCGCGCAGACCACCCGGTACGGCTCGATCCGCCGGCTCACCGAGGACGACCTGGACGCCGTCTGGCAGTCGGGCCCGGTCGGGTCGCTGCGGTTCATGCAGGCCTGCTTCGACGACCTGCGGGCCAGCAAGGGCAGCGTGGTCAACTTCGGCTCCGGCAGCGGGCTGACCGCCCGCCCCGCGATGGGCGCCTACGCCGCGGTCAAGGAGGCGCTGCGGACGATGAGCCGCGTCGCCGCCGCCGAGTGGGGCCGCTACGGCATCCGGGTCAACGTCGTCTGCCCGCTCGCCGGCTCGCCCGGCTTCGACAGTTGGACGGCCGACCTGCCCGACGCCGCGGCGAGCCTCGCCGCCCAGGTGCCGCTGGGTCGACTCGGCGACGCCGAGGCCGACGTCGGGCGCGCCGTGGTCTTCCTCGTCGGCCCGGACGCTCAGTACATCACCGGCACCACCCTGATGGTCGACGGCGGCTATGACTACCTCCGGTGA
- a CDS encoding SDR family NAD(P)-dependent oxidoreductase: MTTSGESTGRAGAQGPLAGGPLAGGSSAAGSLAGGSLAGEVALVTGAGSGIGAASARRLAAEGAAVAVTDLAGASAQRVRDEIVAAGGQAVALALDVADEAAVRDCVARVAAELGPIGVLHNNAAATALSGGGGDAEVLTMSAELWDATMAVNVRGPMLLARAALPAMIAAGRGSIVNTSSGAAAAAEHLRPAYGASKAALESLTRSIAARYGPVGVRCNAVAPGLVLTDTVRGPGRGLRRMRAVFAAHTPSPLGTPDEVARVVAFLASDAARYVNGVVLRVDGGMGAAQPYLADLLGRHAAVENAPTVLS; encoded by the coding sequence ATGACTACCTCCGGTGAGTCGACCGGCCGCGCCGGTGCCCAGGGTCCGTTAGCCGGCGGCCCGCTGGCGGGCGGTTCGTCGGCGGCCGGTTCGCTGGCGGGTGGTTCGTTGGCGGGTGAGGTCGCGCTGGTCACGGGGGCGGGTTCGGGGATCGGCGCGGCCAGCGCCCGCCGGCTCGCCGCCGAGGGCGCGGCGGTCGCCGTCACCGACCTTGCCGGCGCGTCGGCGCAGCGGGTCCGCGACGAGATCGTCGCGGCCGGCGGGCAGGCCGTCGCGCTCGCCCTCGACGTCGCCGACGAGGCCGCCGTGCGCGACTGCGTCGCGCGGGTCGCGGCCGAGCTCGGCCCGATCGGCGTGCTGCACAACAACGCCGCCGCGACCGCACTGTCCGGCGGCGGCGGCGACGCCGAGGTGCTCACGATGTCGGCGGAGCTCTGGGACGCGACGATGGCCGTCAACGTCCGCGGGCCGATGCTGCTGGCGCGCGCCGCGCTGCCCGCGATGATCGCCGCCGGCCGCGGGTCGATCGTCAACACCTCGTCGGGGGCCGCCGCGGCCGCCGAGCACCTGCGCCCGGCCTACGGCGCGTCGAAGGCGGCGCTGGAGTCCCTGACCCGCAGCATCGCCGCCCGCTACGGCCCGGTCGGAGTGCGCTGCAACGCCGTCGCCCCGGGACTCGTGCTGACCGACACCGTCCGCGGGCCCGGCCGCGGGCTGCGCCGGATGCGCGCCGTGTTCGCCGCGCACACCCCGTCCCCGCTGGGCACGCCCGACGAGGTCGCCCGGGTCGTGGCGTTCCTCGCCTCCGACGCCGCCCGTTACGTCAACGGCGTCGTGCTGCGCGTCGACGGCGGCATGGGCGCCGCCCAGCCCTACCTCGCCGACCTGCTCGGCCGCCACGCCGCGGTCGAGAACGCGCCGACCGTGCTTTCCTGA
- a CDS encoding LLM class F420-dependent oxidoreductase, with product MKWGIVFASTGFPDPEDAVALAVAAEQAGFESLWAPEHVVQSRRPDATPYRGVTNGSMDRLSRRGGMPDPLIWLTYVAAVTTRIRFGTGVLILPEHQPTVLAKTAATLDHLSGGRLMLGIGVGELPEEYAAVGMEFRNRGRRMDEYIDAMRVLWRDDTATFAGEYVAFDQVECRPWPVRRAIPLFVGGASEAAIRRAATRGDGYFPFVFPGQDPLVELPKLLTRVREETRAVGRDPDAMEFTAGGARTVEEAKVYADFGVHRLTVAVRGRTIAEMLDDVARLGDELVAPTVEL from the coding sequence ATGAAGTGGGGCATCGTCTTCGCCAGCACCGGGTTCCCCGACCCCGAGGACGCCGTGGCGCTCGCCGTCGCGGCCGAGCAGGCCGGGTTCGAGTCGCTGTGGGCGCCGGAGCACGTCGTGCAGTCGCGCCGCCCCGACGCGACCCCGTACCGCGGCGTCACCAACGGCAGCATGGACCGGCTCTCGCGGCGCGGCGGCATGCCCGACCCGCTGATCTGGCTGACCTACGTCGCCGCGGTGACCACCCGGATCCGCTTCGGCACCGGCGTGCTGATCCTGCCGGAGCACCAGCCGACGGTGCTCGCCAAGACCGCCGCCACCCTCGACCATCTCTCCGGCGGCCGGCTGATGCTCGGCATCGGCGTCGGCGAGCTGCCCGAGGAGTACGCCGCCGTCGGCATGGAGTTCCGCAACCGGGGCCGGCGGATGGACGAGTACATCGACGCCATGCGGGTGCTGTGGCGCGACGACACGGCGACCTTCGCCGGCGAGTACGTCGCCTTCGACCAGGTGGAGTGCCGGCCGTGGCCGGTGCGCCGGGCGATCCCGCTGTTCGTCGGCGGGGCGTCGGAGGCGGCGATCCGCCGCGCGGCGACCCGCGGCGACGGCTACTTCCCGTTCGTCTTCCCCGGCCAGGACCCGCTCGTCGAGCTGCCGAAGCTGCTCACCCGGGTCCGCGAGGAGACCAGGGCCGTCGGGCGCGACCCCGACGCCATGGAGTTCACCGCGGGCGGGGCGCGCACCGTCGAGGAGGCGAAGGTCTACGCCGACTTCGGCGTCCACCGGCTCACCGTCGCCGTGCGCGGGCGCACCATCGCCGAGATGCTCGACGACGTCGCCCGCCTCGGCGACGAACTCGTCGCACCCACGGTCGAGCTGTGA